The Apibacter raozihei DNA segment TTTCCAATTCAATTCCTTCATTATAAAGAACAACCGATTCAAAACTATCAAAAGAAATCAGGTCAGAAATTTTTACCATAGTAATTTATCATTAAAATATAAGTTCGCAAAGTTAGTTATTTTTATAAATTTGTCATTGAATTAGCAAAACTAATCATGAAAAAAGAAACTGTAGATGTTCTTATTATCGGTGCCGGTCCTTCCGGTGCTGTTTCTGCCGGAATTCTGGCTAAGAACGGAATCAACTTCAAAATTGTTGATAAAGAAAGATTTCCGAGATTTGTTATAGGTGAAAGTTTACTTCCGCGGAGTATGGAACACTTTGAGGAAGCTGGTTTGTTGGATGACCTTATGAAATATGGATTTGAAAAGAAAATCGGTGCTCGCTTCCTTCGTGGGGAAGATGTATGCTGGTTTAAATTCAATGATAAATTTACAGATGGCTGGGATTGGACATGGCAAATACCTAGGGCCGAATTTGATAAAGCTATTACTGATTCTTTGGAATCTAAGGGGATCAAAATAGACTTTGAAACCAAAGTAGAAAGTATTACGTTTAATGGTTCTGAATCTCTATCTGTTATTAGCGATGCTCAGGGAAATAAAACAGAAGTTCATGCAAAATTCATAATTGATGCCAGTGGATATGGCAGAGTTTTACCTGAAATTGAAAATCTGGAAGCCCCTTCTGTTCTCGCTCCTAAAACTTCTATGTTTGTTCATGTTAAAGACAGTAACAAACCCGAGGGTATAGAAGGCCCCACCATTACTTTTGATGTGTTGGAACTTGAGCACTGGTTTTGGATGATTCCTTTTTCAAATGGAATAACTTCTTTAGGACTAGTTGCTCCGTCGGATTATTTCCCAAAGAATGATAGCTATGATAAAGAGTCGTTTTTCAGAGATATAATCAGAAGAAGTTCATATTATAAAGACAGATTTGAAGATGTTGAATTTGTCTTCGAACCAAAACAAATCATCGGCTATTCAAAATCTGTAAAAAAACTTTATGGCAATGGCTATGTTCTTACTGGTAACAGTTCGGAATTTCTTGATCCGGTTTTTTCTTCAGGTGTATGCTTTGCGACAGAATCCGGAAGCCTTGCCGCAAAACTTATATCCAAGCAGTTAAAAGGTGATGTTGTTGACTGGGAAAAAGAATATTCTGAATATATTGCCTGGGGTGTCGATGTTTTTCGTTCTTACATTCAGGACTGGTATTCCGGAGACTTGCAGGAATTTTTCTTTCATAAAGAAGAAAACCCTGAAGTCAGAAGAAAAGTTTGTTCCGTTTTAGCCGGATATGTATGGGACAAAAATAATCCGTTCGTTTCCAAACATAATCGTGCTGTAAAGGCTATTGCCAATATGATACGGGAAGGTAAAAACAGTTAATACTAAATTTCAGACTATTAAATATATAAAAACATATAAAATATTTCAGTGGCTAATCACCGGAAGTTTAGCCACTCTCTTTTTTTCTTGTTCTGTACAAAAATTACCCGATTATGAAAAGTATCCTTCAATAGTAAATGAAAGAATAAAAATTACGGATGACTTTTACAAATCCGGAAACAATATTCTTAAAAAGAATACTCAGGGAATCTGGGAATTATACACGGAAGGAAATCCTTTAGAAAGAGGGCTGGCAAATGGGATACTGACTCAAGAGCTAACATATAATCAGGAAAAAATCTTTACAGATAAAATCAAAGAATTTATTCCTTCTCCCTTTTATCAAAAAATACTTAAAAAATTTGTCCTTTTTTTCAACAGGGAACTGTATAAAAATGTACCCGAAGAGTATTTAATTGAACTTTATGGGATGTCTAAATATGCTTCTGAAGATTTTAATTTTATTGCTAAACCTTATTGGAGAATGTTATATTTTCATGCAGCTCATGATATTGGACATTCTTTACAGGATTTGGCTTTAGTGGGTTGTACCTCATTCGCTGCATGGGGTGATAAAACTGCTGATGGTAAATTACTTATCGGACGTAATTTTGATTTTTATGTTAATGATAGCTTTAATAAAAACAAAGTTATTGCTTTTGTGAGTCCTGATCGGGGGTATAAATACGCTTTGGTGACCTGGCCGGGTATGATAGGGGCAGTATCCGGCATGAACATGAAAGGACTAACGGTTACTATTAATGCTGGAAAATCCGGAATTCCTTTTAAAGCAAAAACTCCTATTTCTTTTGTAACTAAAGAAATATTACAATACGCTAAAAATATTGAGGAAGCTATTCAAATTGCTAAAAACAGAGAGGTTTTTGTTGCCGAATCAATTCTGGTTGGAAGTAGTGAGGATAATAGAGCGGTGACTATTGAAGTTTCTCCTAATAAATTTGGAGTTTACGAAACAGACAATACTAATTTTTTAATCTGTGCCAACCATTTTCAAAGCAATGAATACAAAGAAGATAAACGCAATCGTAAACAAATTGCTGAAAGTCACTCTATGTATCGGTTTAATAAAATGAAAGAGTTGCTAACTTCTGCACCTTTATTGACTCCTTCTGCAGGAGCAGAGATTCTAAGGAATAAACAAGGTTTAAACGAATTGCCTTTAGGAATGGGTAATGAAAAGGCTATTAATCAGCTATTGTCTCATCATGGAATATTATTTCAGCCAGATAAAAAGATTTTATGGGTGTCTGCAAATCCTTATCAATTAGGAGAATTTGTAGCGTATGATTTAAATAAGGTTTTTAATACTTTTACTTTACAAAAAGAAATATCTAATTTTTCTGAAACAGATTTAAATATACCTGAGGATCCTTTTCTGTATTCTTTACCCTATTCTCAATATGAAGAATACAGGAAACAGAGCCGCCATTTAATCACAAAATTTAAAGAAAACCGTACAGTCAGCAACGAATATTTAAACTCCTATCTTAGTTTAAACCCTGAGTATTGGGAAAGTTATTTTAATGTGGCTGAATATTATTTCAGACATAAAAATTTTTCTAAGGCATTATTTTATTATAATTTAGCTTTAACAAAAGAAATTTCGACGATACCTGCTCAAACAAAAATTAAGGATCGTATCCTAAAATGTGAAAAGAAATTGCACTAATGAAATCAACACCCATAGATCGAACCAGTTTAGAAGAAATTAAAGAATTTCAGGAAAAAAGGTTGAAAGAACAACTGGAGTATGTTAACAAGTTTTCACCCTATTATTCTAAACTCTTTAAAAACCATTCGATTGACATTTCTGAAATTAAAAGGATTGAAGATTTAGTATATATTCCGGTTACAACAAAAAAAGAATTACAGGCAAATAACCATGATTTTTTTTGTGTTCCCCCTGATAAAATTATAGACTATGTTACTACTTCCGGCACTTCCGGAGATCCGGTTTTATGTATTTCTACAGAAAAAGATTTACATCGGATTGCTTTAAACGAGTCATTATCGTATGAAGAAGCCGGATTATCCAATCAGGATATTATTCAGCTTACCACCACTCTTGATCGTAGATTTATGGCCGGAATTGCATATTTTTTAGGTGCTCAGCAGTCTGGAATAGGAGTCATTCGTGTAGGTTCAGGTGTTCCAGAACTTCAATGGGATACCATTCAAAAGATTAAACCTACCGTACTTGTTTGTGTTCCTTCATTTTTATTAAAAATGATTGAATTTGCAGAGGAAAATTCTATAGATTTTATCAATTCCAGTGTGAAGAAAGCAATCTGCATCGGCGAGCCTATCCGAAATCCTGATTTAACCCTGAATGTGTTAGCAAAAAAAATAACTTCTCAATGGAATATCCGTTTGTATTCTACCTATGCATCTACAGAAATGGCAACTGCTTTTACAGAATGTGAATACGGAAAAGGCGGACATCATCATCCGGAATTGGTTATAACAGAATTTCTTGATGAAAACAATCAACCTGTACCCGAAGGCGAACCTGGAGAGTTGACCATCACCCATTTACAAACGGAAGGTATGCCCTTAGTACGTTTTAAAACCGGCGACATCATTCAACCGTTTTATGAAAAGTGTGAATGTGGAAGAGTTTCTTTGCGGGTAGGACCGGTCATTGGCAGAAAAAATCAAATGATTAAATATAAAGGAACAACTCTTTATCCCCCTTCGATGTTTAATTTGCTTAACGATTTTGAAGATATTTGTAATTACGTGGTTGAAATTTCTTCTAACGATATAAATGAAGATGAAATTTTAATAAAAATTGGCGTTAAAAATGCTTCAGAAAATTTATTATCTAAAGTTAAAGATCATTTCAGAGCAAAATTAAGGGTTAGCCCCAGAATTGAATTCATGTCTACTGAAGAAATTGAATTATTAAAAAATCCACCAAATTCCAGAAAAACCAGATTATTAATTGATAAACGAAATTCAGTGATTTAAAAACTTATATCATGTACAAAAAAACTATCTACTCATTATTTTCTCTATTTATAACACTCTTGATCAGTGCTCAAAAAATGGAAGTATTATCCGGTGATTTTAATTTCTTAAAAAATGTAAAAGAGATTAATGTTGTCTTTGATTATTCAGACGTTACTTTTTATAGAAAAAAAATGCCTGAGAGCCAATATATACAGTTACGTAGTGATCAGGTGGAGGCTAAAGAAACTACTGAGAATTGGCAGCAAACCTGGAACGAATACAAAGAAATAAAATTTCCTGATAAGTTTTTCGCCAGTGCTAACAAGTATATCGAACCTAATACGATTACATTTACTAAAAACAGCCAGAGTCCGTATACTTTAATTATTAAGACCATTTGGATAAGAGCTGGCTCAGCAATATTACAAGCCTTAGTAAGTACTACCCTGCATTTTGTAGAAACTAATAATCCTTCAAAAGAGCTTTTAGTTATTTCTAGTAAAGAAGCACCAGGAAAGAGTTATGCAATCCACAGAAATATTATAATTTCGGAAGGTTATGCTATGACTGGTAAGAAACTGGCTAATCTTTT contains these protein-coding regions:
- a CDS encoding NAD(P)/FAD-dependent oxidoreductase, which produces MKKETVDVLIIGAGPSGAVSAGILAKNGINFKIVDKERFPRFVIGESLLPRSMEHFEEAGLLDDLMKYGFEKKIGARFLRGEDVCWFKFNDKFTDGWDWTWQIPRAEFDKAITDSLESKGIKIDFETKVESITFNGSESLSVISDAQGNKTEVHAKFIIDASGYGRVLPEIENLEAPSVLAPKTSMFVHVKDSNKPEGIEGPTITFDVLELEHWFWMIPFSNGITSLGLVAPSDYFPKNDSYDKESFFRDIIRRSSYYKDRFEDVEFVFEPKQIIGYSKSVKKLYGNGYVLTGNSSEFLDPVFSSGVCFATESGSLAAKLISKQLKGDVVDWEKEYSEYIAWGVDVFRSYIQDWYSGDLQEFFFHKEENPEVRRKVCSVLAGYVWDKNNPFVSKHNRAVKAIANMIREGKNS
- a CDS encoding C45 family autoproteolytic acyltransferase/hydolase, whose product is MWELYTEGNPLERGLANGILTQELTYNQEKIFTDKIKEFIPSPFYQKILKKFVLFFNRELYKNVPEEYLIELYGMSKYASEDFNFIAKPYWRMLYFHAAHDIGHSLQDLALVGCTSFAAWGDKTADGKLLIGRNFDFYVNDSFNKNKVIAFVSPDRGYKYALVTWPGMIGAVSGMNMKGLTVTINAGKSGIPFKAKTPISFVTKEILQYAKNIEEAIQIAKNREVFVAESILVGSSEDNRAVTIEVSPNKFGVYETDNTNFLICANHFQSNEYKEDKRNRKQIAESHSMYRFNKMKELLTSAPLLTPSAGAEILRNKQGLNELPLGMGNEKAINQLLSHHGILFQPDKKILWVSANPYQLGEFVAYDLNKVFNTFTLQKEISNFSETDLNIPEDPFLYSLPYSQYEEYRKQSRHLITKFKENRTVSNEYLNSYLSLNPEYWESYFNVAEYYFRHKNFSKALFYYNLALTKEISTIPAQTKIKDRILKCEKKLH
- a CDS encoding phenylacetate--CoA ligase family protein, with amino-acid sequence MKSTPIDRTSLEEIKEFQEKRLKEQLEYVNKFSPYYSKLFKNHSIDISEIKRIEDLVYIPVTTKKELQANNHDFFCVPPDKIIDYVTTSGTSGDPVLCISTEKDLHRIALNESLSYEEAGLSNQDIIQLTTTLDRRFMAGIAYFLGAQQSGIGVIRVGSGVPELQWDTIQKIKPTVLVCVPSFLLKMIEFAEENSIDFINSSVKKAICIGEPIRNPDLTLNVLAKKITSQWNIRLYSTYASTEMATAFTECEYGKGGHHHPELVITEFLDENNQPVPEGEPGELTITHLQTEGMPLVRFKTGDIIQPFYEKCECGRVSLRVGPVIGRKNQMIKYKGTTLYPPSMFNLLNDFEDICNYVVEISSNDINEDEILIKIGVKNASENLLSKVKDHFRAKLRVSPRIEFMSTEEIELLKNPPNSRKTRLLIDKRNSVI